From the genome of Miscanthus floridulus cultivar M001 chromosome 10, ASM1932011v1, whole genome shotgun sequence, one region includes:
- the LOC136489098 gene encoding norbelladine synthase-like — MKGIKVHEHETDAPASELWAIYGSLLAAKLLPKLLPHVLAKVELVSGDGGVGTILKQIFPPRIPGLQSYTEKFIKVDNENYIKEVEAIEGDILKLGFMYYMVRLEIISKGPKSSVIRSTIKYEVDDAHPELEAMVGMAAFAATAAKFSEHAKENKAPQAKG, encoded by the exons ATGAAGGGGATCAAAGTCCATGAGCACGAGACCGACGCCCCCGCCTCTGAGCTGTGGGCAATCTATGGCTCGCTCCTCGCCGCGAAACTCCTGCCGAAGCTGCTCCCGCATGTGCTTGCCAAGGTCGAGCTCGTCAGCGGTGACGGCGGTGTTGGTACCATTTTGAAGCAAATATTTCCACCAC GGATTCCTGGACTGCAGAGTTACACGGAGAAGTtcatcaaagtagacaatgagaATTATATCAAGGAGGTCGAAGCCATCGAAGGTGACATTCTAAAGCTGGGGTTCATGTACTACATGGTACGGCTTGAGATCATTTCAAAAGGGCCCAAATCATCAGTGATTAGATCCACTATCAAGTATGAGGTTGATGATGCTCACCCAGAGCTTGAAGCTATGGTGGGCATGGCAGCTTTTGCTGCAACTGCTGCGAAATTTTCGGAGCATGCCAAGGAGAATAAGGCCCCTCAGGCTAAGGGCTGA